The DNA region TAATTATATCTGTCCGCTATACCCTGTCCGCTAAACGCTGGAGTTTATCAATTGGCGTCTATCAGCTTGGCATTCTTGGGCACCACGAAATTGAAGCGGTCGTCCTTGATTCCGGAATTGGTCTTGATCTTGGTGAAGCGATACTCGCTGGAGTTGTCGTTGACATCCACCACGTCGATGCCGGTGATCTCGTAGGTCTTCTTGTCTACGATCACTTTGATCTCCTTGAACAGCTCCTTGAACTCCGGGATATCCAGCCAGCACTGGTAATTGCCGTTGGTCTTGCAGCCGTTCTTGACCTTCCCGGTCAGCAACTTGCCCAGCGGATTCAGCAGCACCAGGAAATCCTTGGATTCGGCCAGGTCGGTCCGGAACACCTGTTTGTCCTTTTCCAGGTAAAGCCAGAGATTCTTGCCGTCGCAGATGATCTGCTGGGTCTCCGGCTTCTTGATGTCCATCCGCAGTTTGTT from Candidatus Edwardsbacteria bacterium includes:
- a CDS encoding outer membrane lipoprotein carrier protein LolA, with translation MAVLGAALLLLISGMSFAQEAEAIMAQVRARYKDVTDFKADLELISCASATGTCHRFEGKVEMKRPNKLRMDIKKPETQQIICDGKNLWLYLEKDKQVFRTDLAESKDFLVLLNPLGKLLTGKVKNGCKTNGNYQCWLDIPEFKELFKEIKVIVDKKTYEITGIDVVDVNDNSSEYRFTKIKTNSGIKDDRFNFVVPKNAKLIDAN